From the Paenibacillus tianjinensis genome, the window ATGGGCGCGGCTTCCTTTTCCTGCAGCGACAGTACCGGGTAATCCAAGGCTTTTGCAAGCTTGTTATATTCGGATAGGTTGATGAAGTTCAGAGATTGTCCATTTATCGAATCGAAGGTTGCTACATGGACGGACAATTTATCATAACGAACTCCCCGTTCTTTGAGCACTTGTTCAATTTTGTTAGTGTGATAGGCTGCCTGCCCGGCATCGCCGGTGGTTTGGATATAAGTATAGGCGAACGGGTACGCAGCCGAGATTTGTTTGTGGATGGTTTCCAGAAATCCCATCAAGCCGCCCATAGCGCAAATGGCGACTGTCGAAACGACCGTCACGAGAAAGAACAACCGGGCATTGTCCTTCATGCGGTAAGCCATGTCAGATAGAACGAGCACATTCGTTTTGCGCAAAAAAACAGAGCGGTTGCTTCTTAACATACGAATCACAAACACGCTTAATTGTGTGTACATAAAGTAAGTGCCGATGATGATGATAACCGTGACCGGCAAAAGAGCAAAAACGACTGTAGGACCTTTAACCTGGAACGATATGATGTATCCGGCAAGAAGAAGGCAGAACGCTGTAATGGAAAGAAGAACGGACGATTTAGGCTCAGGCTTCGGTTTGGCGCTGCTACTCAGCAGATCAATCGGCTTGCTGGCCCTTACGAATACGGCTGTGAACGCGGAGATGACGAGAAACAACAGCACGAATGCGGACAGAGTGAGCAGAATGGCTGTGCCAGGCATGTAGTATGGCAGCGGGCTCATGTGCATCACATCGGCTCCGATCATCATGAATAGCTTGGCGAACAGCATGCCGGCGGCAAGACCTGCCACAATGGAAGCAAAACCGATCACCATATTTTCGATAAAGACGATCTGTCGCAGCTGGTTGTAAGTCATACCGTGCATAATGAGCACACCGAATTCCCGTTTGCGGGATTTCAGGAAGGCACTGCCGGAATAGAGAACGAAGAAGATGGAGAACAAATATACGATATATTCCGCAACCGTCATCGCCTCAACCGCTGACCCGTTGAAACCGGAATTTTTAATTGCAGGGTGAAAAATAAAAACAGCATACATGAAAAAGATCGTCACCGAAAACGTGCTGCTAAGAAAAAAAGCGGCATATGTCCGTTTGTTCCGGCTAACATTCCGGAGGGCAAATTGTCGCAGCGTCACTTATTGATCCTCCCGAAACTCCTCTTAATGGACACGAAGCGTTGAAAGCTCATGTGCATTCCCTCCCATTAGCGAAAGCATATCGATAATCTGCTGGAAGAAAGCCTGGCGGTTGTTTCCACTGTAAAATTCATTATAGAGTCGGCCGTCCTTGATGAATACGACCCGGTGGCAGTAGCTGGCCGCGAGAGCATCATGGGTGACCAGCAGCATGGTCGTTTGATCGGTATGGTTGATGGCCTCCATCATTTCCATTACATCCCGTGAGGATTTGGAATCGAGATTTCCCGTCGGCTCATCGGCCAGCAGCAGCGAAGGGGAATGAATAATGGCCCTTGCAATGGCGGCCCTCTGCCGTTGCCCTCCCGAAACCTCATAGGTTCGTTTATTCAGAATTTCGGTGATGCCCAGTTTTTTGGCCACCGGATGAAGCTTGGCGTCCATCTCTTTCACACTTTTCCCGTCCAGCGTAAGAGGGAGGAGGATATTTTCCCCGATGGTCAGCGTATCCAGCAAATTAAAATCCTGAAAGACAAAACCCAGCTTCCGTCTGCGGAACAGGGCCAGATCGTGTTTGGATAACAGGTGGGGATTCTCCCCATTAATCAACACTTCCCCGGAGGTAGGCGTGTCGATTGTGGATACTACGTTCAGCAGGGTTGTTTTGCCGCTGCCTGAAGGACCCATAATGCCGACAAATTCGCCTTTGCCGACAACCAGATTCATATCACTCATCGCCCTATACGCAATGCTGCCAGCATAAACTTTTTCCAGATTGCGCACGATTAACATATCCATATCAGGCATTCTTCCTTTCATACGGCCGGATCCCCATCCATATACGTACTGCTGTCCCTTGTCCCTGCTCGGATTCGATTTCGACGTGATGATCTAGCCTCGAGGCGATTTCCCGAACCAGGTAGAGCCCCATGCCGGTGGATTCGCCGAACTGTCTTCCGTTTTCCCCTGTAAAATAGGCATCGAACACCCGCTTGATATCCTGTTTCGGTATTCCCGCTCCGTTGTCCCGAATCTCAAGAGCAACTTGCTGTCCGTCTACCTCAGAGCTAATCAGGACACGGCTGCTTGCGCCTGCCGAATACCGCACCGCATTGGTGATTAATTGGCCGAGTGCGAATGCAAGCCATTTGTCATCGGACATGACCATCAGCCGTTCATCCACCTGAATTTCCGGGAAGACCTTATTGCGGATAAATAAATTTCTGTGTTCAGCCACCACTTTCCCGACCAGCTGATGAAGATGCACCGGCTCCGCCACGAAATCCTGCTCGAACGCATCCAAGCGTGAGGTATACAGCACCGTGTCAAGTCCCTTTCTCAGCTTGTCTATTTCCTCTCGAATGCTGTCAAAGAAGGGGTCGGTTTCATTCTGAACCGCAAGGTGCATAACGGATAGCGGGGTTTTCATCTGGTGCACCCACTGATTGATAAAGGTGATGTGATCGTTCAGCTTTTTACGGTATTGTTGGATATCGTTCTGATACAGACGATACTTCCCCTGAAGCAGATGCCCAAGTGCATCCGCGAGCGGAGCGTTCCCGATAAATTCGGCCGATTCGTCAATGGACAGAAGCGGACGAGTCAGCCTCCGGTAAAACCGGTAATGGCGGATATAACGGTATATCAGGTAAAACGAGAATAAGGCCGTATTTACAATGCAGATGTACGCAAGATCGAAGGTATTCCGAAAACCGGATAAGCGGCACATATAAACAGTCAGCAGAAGCTGTCCGGCATACATAAAGATTAACGGGGTCTGCTCTCTCCAAAATAACCTCATGGCTCCTCCCTCCAGAAAGGCCGCAGTTTATATCCGGCTCCCCGCACGGTTTCCAGCGCTTCTTCAACGCCGAGCTCAGATAACTTTTTACGGATACGCGTGATATTGACATTAAGCGTGTTGTCGTCAACTAACTGCTGATTGTTCCACAGTTTGTCCAGAAGATAGTCGCGGCTGACCACCTTGGAGCTGTTTTCCATCAGTGTTTCGATCAGCAAGGATTCTTTATGACTGAGATCTACGGTTTTGCCGGATAAGGTCAGCTCAAGCCTTTCGGGATACAACACGAGTCCTGTGCATTCCACGGTCCGTTCCCTCTTGCTCAGCGCGTATGAGCCGTAGGCACGGCGAAGCTGGCTCTTGATCTTGGCCATGACCACTTCATAATCGAAGGGCTTGGCGATATAATCATCCGCCCCGTTCTCCAGCGCCATAACCTGCTCCATTTTGCCGTCGCGGGCGGAGATGAACAGAATCGGGCAGGTGGAGACCGTTCGGATTTGCCTGCACCAGTAATAGCCGTCGTAACGGGGCAGATTAACATCCAGCAGCACGAGATCCGGACGAATGCCCTGGAACACCTCCATAACCCGGTCGAACTCCTTGACCGCTTCAGCCCGGAACCCGTATTTCTCCACATAGGATTGAAGCAGCTGCGCCAGCTTAAGATCGTCTTCTACAATCAGGATACTAAACATAGATTTGGCTCCTTTTTTGAATAGGCCGGATTAGGTTCAGCTTTAAACTATTATAACCTCCAGCAGCACTCTTTCAAGCGGATGAGATCCCATTTTACGGGTCCTCCAATCCCGCTGGCAAATTTCATACTTGTAAGATTAATGTAAGGT encodes:
- a CDS encoding FtsX-like permease family protein: MTLRQFALRNVSRNKRTYAAFFLSSTFSVTIFFMYAVFIFHPAIKNSGFNGSAVEAMTVAEYIVYLFSIFFVLYSGSAFLKSRKREFGVLIMHGMTYNQLRQIVFIENMVIGFASIVAGLAAGMLFAKLFMMIGADVMHMSPLPYYMPGTAILLTLSAFVLLFLVISAFTAVFVRASKPIDLLSSSAKPKPEPKSSVLLSITAFCLLLAGYIISFQVKGPTVVFALLPVTVIIIIGTYFMYTQLSVFVIRMLRSNRSVFLRKTNVLVLSDMAYRMKDNARLFFLVTVVSTVAICAMGGLMGFLETIHKQISAAYPFAYTYIQTTGDAGQAAYHTNKIEQVLKERGVRYDKLSVHVATFDSINGQSLNFINLSEYNKLAKALDYPVLSLQEKEAAPIWTMNNRPLPEHEWSVKGTSITLIMKQIVGKAVTPPMIDEPLLIVPDRMYNTLGNPQKEQLLTAYDTDSADSTADTGKAIAAQLGSAQPSRFWFASPAYLEEEMKRTYNLMLFVGLFVSCLFFVATGSFLYFRLFTDLNDDKQKYRSLSKIGLTGKELGKVATLQLALLFFVPLAVALIHSSVALYALHNLFHSPVIHSAITVSIIFLAAQILYFLLIRARYLEHLKHSAGFN
- a CDS encoding ABC transporter ATP-binding protein produces the protein MDMLIVRNLEKVYAGSIAYRAMSDMNLVVGKGEFVGIMGPSGSGKTTLLNVVSTIDTPTSGEVLINGENPHLLSKHDLALFRRRKLGFVFQDFNLLDTLTIGENILLPLTLDGKSVKEMDAKLHPVAKKLGITEILNKRTYEVSGGQRQRAAIARAIIHSPSLLLADEPTGNLDSKSSRDVMEMMEAINHTDQTTMLLVTHDALAASYCHRVVFIKDGRLYNEFYSGNNRQAFFQQIIDMLSLMGGNAHELSTLRVH
- a CDS encoding sensor histidine kinase, yielding MRLFWREQTPLIFMYAGQLLLTVYMCRLSGFRNTFDLAYICIVNTALFSFYLIYRYIRHYRFYRRLTRPLLSIDESAEFIGNAPLADALGHLLQGKYRLYQNDIQQYRKKLNDHITFINQWVHQMKTPLSVMHLAVQNETDPFFDSIREEIDKLRKGLDTVLYTSRLDAFEQDFVAEPVHLHQLVGKVVAEHRNLFIRNKVFPEIQVDERLMVMSDDKWLAFALGQLITNAVRYSAGASSRVLISSEVDGQQVALEIRDNGAGIPKQDIKRVFDAYFTGENGRQFGESTGMGLYLVREIASRLDHHVEIESEQGQGTAVRIWMGIRPYERKNA
- a CDS encoding response regulator transcription factor, whose product is MFSILIVEDDLKLAQLLQSYVEKYGFRAEAVKEFDRVMEVFQGIRPDLVLLDVNLPRYDGYYWCRQIRTVSTCPILFISARDGKMEQVMALENGADDYIAKPFDYEVVMAKIKSQLRRAYGSYALSKRERTVECTGLVLYPERLELTLSGKTVDLSHKESLLIETLMENSSKVVSRDYLLDKLWNNQQLVDDNTLNVNITRIRKKLSELGVEEALETVRGAGYKLRPFWREEP